Proteins encoded together in one Impatiens glandulifera chromosome 1, dImpGla2.1, whole genome shotgun sequence window:
- the LOC124927622 gene encoding dof zinc finger protein PBF-like has product MAHDDIIKAEADMNRRMLDDHHPEPPQNQLPENQPRHNRHPHLKCPRCDSTNTKFCYYNNYSLSQPRYFCKTCRRYWTEGGTLRSVPVGGGCRKGKRAKTAAASTASSSSDISLDNPRLPLSNSSTSQLLLGSNSSLLGPGRVKEMGNMTISPIPAASYYPNGAFFPSFSSMRSSMGHPQPLLSHQRQNFGTLFGIGGSSSSNNSNVTLFQGFNNNAAPPSMAQAQQNEQMFNHHVINSGGHNIGDPKINNNMEPYFLYPNGHVNIGSSWSQNLVINNNNNNNGTIDSGAYAINPNQWLDHDLHRFNGPPPGF; this is encoded by the exons atGGCGCATGATGATATTATAAAGGCTGAAGCTGATATGAACCGGAGGATGCTTGATGATCACCACCCTGAACCGCCGCAGAATCAGCTGCCGGAAAATCAGCCACGTCACAACCGTCACCCTCATCTGAAATGCCCTCGTTGTGATTCTACTAACACCAAGTTCTGTTACTACAACAATTACAGTCTCTCTCAGCCTAG GTACTTTTGCAAGACTTGTCGGAGGTATTGGACCGAAGGCGGAACCCTAAGGAGTGTACCGGTTGGTGGTGGTTGTAGGAAGGGTAAACGTGCAAAAACAGCTGCTGCAAGCACGGCCTCCTCCAGTTCTGACATTAGTCTAGACAACCCAAGGCTTCCATTGTCTAATTCCTCGACATCACAACTACTGCTTGGCTCGAACTCGAGCCTACTTGGACCGGGTAGGGTTAAGGAAATGGGTAATATGACTATTTCACCCATACCAGCAGCTTCTTACTATCCAAATGGTGCCTTTTTTCCATCTTTCTCATCCATGAGATCATCTATGGGACATCCACAGCCTCTGCTTAGCCATCAAAGACAAAACTTTGGAACTCTGTTTGGAATTGGAGGAAGTTCTTCATCTAATAATTCAAATGTGACACTCTTCCAAGGGTTCAATAACAACGCTGCCCCTCCATCCATGGCTCAAGCCCAACAAAATGAGCAGATGTTTAACCATCATGTCATTAACTCTGGAGGCCATAATATTGGAGATCCGAAGATCAATAACAACATGGAGCCGTATTTTCTGTATCCAAATGGGCATGTCAACATTGGATCGTCGTGGAGCCAGAACCTCGTgattaacaacaacaacaacaacaatgggaCAATCGACTCGGGGGCTTACGCCATTAATCCAAACCAATGGCTTGATCATGATCTTCATAGGTTTAATGGTCCTCCTCCAGGGTTTTAA